A portion of the Oncorhynchus masou masou isolate Uvic2021 chromosome 11, UVic_Omas_1.1, whole genome shotgun sequence genome contains these proteins:
- the LOC135547999 gene encoding forkhead box protein I3-B-like, giving the protein MTMFVPQSLSPPSFGTQYPSLGQESPEFSLYSDSFYSPLAVPSLQQATPPAYDLGDYTSPSTNPYLWFNGPELNSVPYIEGPTGPACGPYVPQHCNMQRPYLGADGPGVVVGDLSWFSMPSQEELMKLVRPPYSYSALIAMAIHGAQERRLTLSQIYQYVADNFPFYNKSKAGWQNSIRHNLSLNDCFKKVPRDEDDPGKGNYWTLDPNCEKRFDNGNFRRKRKRKSESLPGDGGSSGSESLESSPKHPNNMSDVSSSSDRGPSPISSAPSLCLNSFLSQMAEVGTVSNTVEADTLHRPRLPIEVPQRASPSQGYGSYSPNATVPHWEVHMSHPQHPTIPSSPPLYPGDSVRSLLSNQLYPALDSILYQQEGTEV; this is encoded by the exons ATGACGATGTTTGTGCCACAGAGCCTCTCTCCACCTTCATTTGGGACCCAGTACCCCAGTCTGGGACAGGAGTCTCCAGAGTTCAGCCTGTACAGCGACAGCTTCTACAGCCCTCTTGCCGTGCCTAGCCTGCAGCAGGCCACCCCTCCTGCCTATGACCTGGGAGACTACACCAGCCCTTCTACCAACCCTTACCTGTGGTTCAATGGCCCAGAGCTCAACAGTGTTCCCTACATAGAGGGACCCACGGGGCCAGCTTGTGGGCCCTATGTGCCCCAACACTGCAACATGCAAAGGCCCTATCTGGGTGCTGATGGGCCGGGGGTTGTGGTAGGGGACCTGAGCTGGTTTTCCATGCCCTCTCAAGAAGAGCTGATGAAGCTAGTCAGGCCACCCTACTCCTACTCTGCCCTTATTGCCATGGCGATCCATGGGGCCCAAGAGAGACGGCTCACCCTGAGCCAGATCTACCAATATGTAGCAGACAACTTCCCCTTCTACAACAAAAGCAAGGCCGGGTGGCAGAACTCTATTCgccacaacctctccctcaatgactGCTTCAAGAAGGTGCCCCGAGATGAGGATGATCCAG GCAAGGGTAACTATTGGACCTTGGACCCCAACTGTGAGAAGAGGTTCGACAATGGCAACTTCCGTcgcaagaggaagaggaagtcGGAATCCCTGCCTGGCGACGGGGGCTCCTCAGGTTCTGAGTCATTAGAGTCCAGCCCCAAacaccccaacaacatgagtgACGTGTCCAGCTCCTCTGACCGCggcccctcccccatctcctcagctccctccctctgcctgaACAGCTTCCTGTCTCAGATGGCTGAAGTGGGGACGGTATCAAACACAGTAGAGGCAGATACCCTCCACAGACCCAGGTTGCCTATAGAGGTACCCCAACGGGCCTCTCCGTCCCAGGGATACGGCTCCTACTCTCCCAACGCTACAGTGCCTCACTGGGAAGTCCATATGTCTCATCCGCAGCACCCTaccatcccttcc